CACCGACCTGGTCGTCGGCAACGTCGCGACGCCCGAGGGCGTTCGCGATCTGGCGGCCGCCGGCGCCGACTGCGTGAAGGTCGGCATCGGTCCCGGCTCGCACTGCACGACCCGCCGGGTCGCGGGCGCGGGCGTCCCGCAGCTCACCGCCGTCGACGACTGCGCCGACGCGGCCGACGACCTCGATATCCCCATCGTCGCCGACGGCGGCATCCGCTCGTCGGGCGACGCCGTCAAGGCGCTGATGGCCGGCGCCGACACGGTGATGATGGGGAGTCTCTTCGCCGGCACGGAGGAGACGCCACCCGGGATCGTCGAGGTCGACGGCGAGCGCTACAAGAAATCCCGCGGCATGGCGACGACCGCCGCCGCCGAGGACCGATCGGACAAGGAAGGCGCCGGCGAGGCGGTCGACGCCGACGAGGGCGTCGAAGGCTTCACCGAGTACAAGGGTCCGCTCGGCGACGTGGCCGCGGAGTTCTGCGCCGGCATCAAGTCCGGTCTCTCCTACTGCGGCGGCCACACGATCGAGGCGGCCCGCGAAACGGCCGAGTTCATCCGCGTCGAACAGGCCGCCAAGGAACGGGAGGGCGCCCACGGCGACCACGACTGGGAGACCGTCGTCGTCGACGACTGAGGTCCCGGTGGGACGGCGAGCGGACCGGCGCGGTTGTTTTCACCGAGGCCGTCGAACCCAGAGTATGAGCATCGCCGCGGACGGCGTACGGTCCGGCGAGATGACCCTGGCGTTCGAACTCGACGCCATCCGCGCCTTCGACGACCCCGGGGTGGTGGTCGCCGACGCCCGCGAGTGGAGCCGCTCCGTCGGCGTCGTCGCCAACGACACCGAGGCGGTTCGCGCCTTCGTCGACGAACGGGACCTCCGGCAGGACTTCGAACTCGGGGATCG
This DNA window, taken from Halosimplex litoreum, encodes the following:
- a CDS encoding guanosine monophosphate reductase, encoding MDDLRTGLSYGDVLLVPQRSPVDSRSDVDLSTRLTDDVELDTPLLSAPMDTVTGPDAAIAIGRAGGFGTIHRFMTVDEQAAAVERVVDADQQVGAAVGIAEDAVARTAALVDAGVDCVMVDVAHGHLDRCLDTVERLRAEFPDTDLVVGNVATPEGVRDLAAAGADCVKVGIGPGSHCTTRRVAGAGVPQLTAVDDCADAADDLDIPIVADGGIRSSGDAVKALMAGADTVMMGSLFAGTEETPPGIVEVDGERYKKSRGMATTAAAEDRSDKEGAGEAVDADEGVEGFTEYKGPLGDVAAEFCAGIKSGLSYCGGHTIEAARETAEFIRVEQAAKEREGAHGDHDWETVVVDD